The Drosophila mauritiana strain mau12 chromosome 2R, ASM438214v1, whole genome shotgun sequence genome has a segment encoding these proteins:
- the LOC117136448 gene encoding endocuticle structural glycoprotein ABD-5: protein MCKILPLFVLAVAVACCHALPVEPEREPVAILKSEIVKTEDGYISTYEGADGISRNEEAVVVDKGTDEEALEVKGSYKYINEDGQEVEVFYTAGKNGFVPYGSIINPEITAVAEAAKDLPKVVKAEKP, encoded by the exons ATGTGCAAGATC CTTCCTCTTTTCGTCCTGGCGGTCGCGGTGGCCTGTTGTCACGCTCTTCCCGTGGAGCCCGAACGTGAGCCCGTGGCTATCCTGAAGTCCGAGATCGTTAAGACCGAGGATGGCTACATCAGCACCTACGAGGGAGCAGATGGTATATCTCGCAACGAGGAGGCTGTTGTGGTGGACAAGGGTACCGACGAGGAGGCGCTGGAGGTAAAGGGATCCTACAAGTACATAAACGAAGACGGCCAGGAGGTGGAGGTGTTCTATACTGCGGGAAAGAACGGATTTGTTCCCTACGGCAGCATTATCAATCCCGAAATCACGGCCGTTGCCGAAGCAGCCAAGGATCTGCCCAAGGTGGTGAAGGCAGAAAAGCCTTAG
- the LOC117136446 gene encoding mitochondrial sodium/calcium exchanger protein: MRSETSCSMVHDLLESQKCKFVQTTPDCLINMNLFNYLGWHYCKVDVRNSFNSFWSVLGMFLIAIYVFWMMQITIKNYFCPALMVIADLLRMNESTAGVTVLAIANGSPDFFTAIASRVQSSKHSFLSCMSQAMFLHIFVAGLVILTKPFNMQANTYLRDFGFLFLNTVYMDYIHKRPKGISWVVALPSAFIFVGYVVVAIVDQHLLIARIQKMEQRQLNVAEALQLEELKPQKEMPMKRPEIQRPSIGHGSRNKRIFRQFWNTVAEFDKDRFHRGTILVKLYLIVKQPIDMLLRILIPKVDMGAPQYGWSKLLFNIQVVLVPTYIAYIILRGYSIAGFAVYMIALIVMIPVATLIFFLTRTDTPPIFFRYTSGVGFMAAVFLIFCLTTEVNAMFFTMATILKVSQEFSLATAICWALSSNDLVANLSLAHQGWPRMAMTATFSAPVFGSFVFLALPLVVNSFVKAPGNIFPTEGGFGETVCIFLEVGMGFSMLSVLTTNFKLRRACGFLLVSYYIFFVGVLILLEKGVIHAYGV; this comes from the exons ATGCGTTCCGAAACCTCTTGCTCCATGGTGCACGATCTGCTGGAGTCCCAGAAATGCAAATTTGTGCAAACGACACCGGATTGTCTAATCAATATGAATTTGTTCAACTACCTGGGATGGCATTATTGCAAGGTGGACGTCCGAAATAGTTTCAATTCCTTCTGGAGTGTCTTGGGCATGTTTCTGATAGCCATTTATGTCTTCTGGATGATGCAGATAACCATAAAAAACTA CTTTTGTCCAGCTTTGATGGTGATCGCAGACTTATTGCGAATGAACGAGAGCACGGCTGGAGTTACCGTTTTGGCCATTGCAAACGGATCACCGGATTTCTTCACGGCGATTGCCTCGAGAGTGCAGAGCTCCAAGCACTCCTTCCTCTCGTGCATGTCGCAGGCCATGTTCCTGCACATCTTTGTGGCCGGACTGGTGATCCTGACCAAGCCCTTCAATATGCAGGCAAACACTTACCTGAGGGACTTCGGTTTCCTGTTCCTCAATACCGTCTACATGGACTACATCCACAAGCGACCCAAGGGAATCAGCTGGGTAGTTGCGCTGCCCAGTGCCTTTATATTCGTTGGCTATGTGGTGGTGGCCATCGTTGATCAGCATTTGCTGATTGCCCGCATTCAGA AAATGGAGCAACGACAACTGAATGTTGCTGAGGCGTTGCAGCTGGAGGAACTGAAGCCGCAGAAGGAGATGCCAATGAAGCGCCCCGAAATCCAACGACCCTCCATTGGACACGGAAGTCGAAATAAGCGAATATTCCGGCAATTTTGGAACACCGTGGCCGAATTCGACAAGGATCGCTTTCATCGTGGAACCATCCTGGTGAAGCTGTATCTGATAGTGAAGCAACCCATCGACATGTTGTTAAGAATACTCATCCCAAAGGTCGACATGGGAGCGCCCCAGTACGGATGGTCCAAGCTGCTCTTTAACATCCAGGTGGTTCTTGTTCCCACCTACATTGCCTACATCATAC TTCGGGGATATAGCATAGCGGGCTTTGCCGTCTATATGATTGCCCTCATTGTCATGATTCCTGTGGCTACCTTGATATTTTTTCTCACGCGCACTGACACCCCGCCGATATTTTTTAGG TATACATCTGGCGTGGGTTTCATGGCCGCCGTCTTCCTGATCTTCTGTTTGACCACCGAGGTGAATGCCATGTTCTTTACGATGGCGACCATACTGAAAGTGAGCCAGGAATTCTCACTGGCCACGGCCATTTGCTGGGCACTAAGTAGCAACGACTTGGTGGCCAATCTCTCGCTGGCCCATCAGGGATGGCCTCGCATGGCAATGACGGCCACTTTCTCAGCACCAGTATTTG GATCCTTTGTTTTTTTGGCCCTGCCATTGGTGGTGAACTCGTTTGTAAAAGCGCCCGGTAACATATTC CCAACGGAAGGTGGATTCGGGGAGACGGTGTGCATCTTCTTGGAGGTCGGAATGGGCTTCTCCATGCTTTCCGTACTAACCACAAACTTTAAGCTGCGACGAGCTTGTGGCTTTCTACTCGTTTCCTACTACATCTTCTTCGTGGGAGTTCTAATTCTGCTGGAGAAGGGCGTGATCCATGCATATGGAGTGTAA